Proteins from one Danaus plexippus chromosome 2, MEX_DaPlex, whole genome shotgun sequence genomic window:
- the LOC116765292 gene encoding modifier of mdg4-like, producing the protein MANQEISLKWNGYQNNILSNVKELFKDENLSDVTLVSEGQSFKAHKIILSANSSVFRTIFQQNPQKDPIIVLHDINTDSLKTLLKFMYNGEVNVTEEFLPVLLKTAESLRICGLSAGNDATRDDEKNATSTQSLPKKRKKSELDDSNNKIKKAAPCPPKPDSVVAVPACDLLKTPQIMPKVEPVDSPLTDYSGENTTDTDIAVLEDTLEKKYSISPENPTSKSVCAKGISDSNVKKWINEVSSTQPCLNVEKNVDQEDEKELEIDKEVETVLQNGTIVESLSITTENLNFVSSEAHSMKDKTSTCYANPSFPCPFCPRVYNSWGYRRRHVKSRHMTNRLSCKWCVSILPSTGAWYSHATRSHGVPHEEARNSLVVMVEAHAVLTLNEPSVAQLLGQVGIDSGEKAN; encoded by the exons ATGGCAAACCAAGAAATCAGTTTAAAGTGGAATggctatcaaaataatattctaagtaATGTAaaggaattatttaaagatgaaaatttatCCGACGTCACACTTGTTTCGGAGGGACAAAGTTTTAAAGctcataaaattatcttgtCGGCAAATAGTTCTGTATTTAGGACTATCTTTCAG CAAAACCCCCAGAAAGATCCAATTATAGTGCTCCATGACATCAACACGGATTCCTTGAAAACTTTGTTGAAGTTTATGTACAATGGAGAGGTTAATGTAACAGAGGAGTTTCTACCAGTTCTTCTCAAGACTGCTGAGAGTTTGAGAATATGTGGTTTGTCTGCTGGTAATGATGCTACTAGAGACGATGAG AAAAATGCAACATCAACACAGTCTTTGCCAAAGAAACGCAAGAAAAGTGAGTTGGATGatagcaataataaaattaagaaggCAGCTCCCTGCCCTCCCAAACCAGATTCAGTTGTTGCAGTCCCAGCATGCGACCTGTTAAAAACCCCA CAAATAATGCCAAAAGTTGAACCTGTGGATTCACCATTAACTGATTATTCCGGAGAAAATACCACTGACACTGACATAGCTGTTCTTGAAGATACATTGGAAAAGAAATACTCTATAAGCCCAGAAAATCCTACAAGCAAATCTGTGTGTGCAAAGGGTATAAGCGATTCTAATGTGAAGAAATGGATCAACGAAGTCAGCAGCACCCAGCCTTGTTTGAATGTCGAGAAAAATGTTGATCAAGAAGATGAAAAAGAGCTTGAAATTGATAAAGAAGTTGAAACTGTGTTGCAAAATGGAACTATTGTAGAGTCATTGAGTATAACAACTgagaatttgaattttgtttccAGTGAGGCTCACAGTATGAAAG ATAAAACAAGTACCTGTTATGCAAACCCGTCCTTTCCATGCCCGTTTTGTCCGCGTGTTTATAATTCTTGGGGTTACCGCAGACGACATGTCAAATCCAGACACATGACCAATAG ATTATCCTGTAAGTGGTGTGTATCCATTTTGCCATCAACCGGAGCTTGGTATTCCCATGCTACAAGATCCCATGGGGTTCCTCATGAGGAAGCTAGGAATTCACTGGTTGTAATGGTCGAGGCACATGCTGTACTAACATTGAATGAACCTAGTGTGGCCCAGTTATTGGGCCAAGTTGGTATTGATAGTGGTGAAAAGGCAAACTAG